A genome region from Columba livia isolate bColLiv1 breed racing homer chromosome 2, bColLiv1.pat.W.v2, whole genome shotgun sequence includes the following:
- the LRP12 gene encoding low-density lipoprotein receptor-related protein 12 isoform X1 — protein MAPWGSAEGSPAWRSAQLLLLVVSCCGNGALAEHSENVHISGVSTACGDIPEQIRSPSGTITSPGWPSEYPARINCSWYIRAKPGEIITISFQDFDVQGSRRCSSDWLTIGSYKNMEGYRACGSSIPSPYISSQDHVWIRFHSDDSISRKGFRLAYFAGKSDEPSCDCDQFHCANGKCIPESWKCNNMDECGDNSDEEICAKANPPAAPSFPPCGDKQFQCLSRFTKLYTCLPESLKCDGNIDCLNLGDEIDCEVPTCGQWLKYFYGTFSSPNYPDFYPPGSNCTWLIDTGDHRKVILRFTDFKLDGTGFGDYVKIYDGLEENPRRLLRVLTAFDSHAPLTVVSSSGQIRVHFCADKVNAARGFNATYQVDGFCLPWEIPCGGNWGCYTEQQRCDGYWHCPNGRDETNCTMCQRDEFPCSRNGVCYPRSDRCNYQNHCPNGSDEKNCFFCQPGNFHCKNNRCVFESWVCDSQDDCGDGSDEENCPVIVPTRVITAAVIGSLICGLLLVIALGCTCKLYSLRMFERRSFETHLSRVEAELLRREAPPSYGQLIAQGLIPPVEDFPVCSPNQASVLENLRLAVRSQLGFTSIRLPIAGRSSNIWNRIFNFARSRHSGSLALVSADGDDVASQSTSREAERNNTHRSLFSVESDDTDTENERRDTAGAVGGVAATLPQKVPPATAVEAPVGACGSSSGQSGGSGTRDGGREVTAVEPPSTSPARHQLSSALSRMTQGLRWVRFTLGRSSSVNQNQSPLRQLDNGVSGREEDDDVEMLIPVSDVASDFDTNDCSRPLLDLSSDQGPGLRQPYNATHHGVRSCSRDGPCESCGIVHTAQIPDTCLEATVKNETSDDEALLLC, from the exons GAAATGGTGCTCTTGCAGAACATTCTGAAAATGTGCATATTTCAGGAGTGTCAACGG cttgtGGAGATATTCCAGAACAAATTCGATCACCAAGCGGGACAATCACAAGTCCGGGGTGGCCCTCTGAGTATCCTGCCCGAATCAACTGTAGCTGGTACATCCGTGCAAAGCCGGGGGAGATCATTACTATAAG ctTTCAAGACTTCGATGTTCAGGGATCACGACGATGCAGCTCAGACTGGTTAACAATTGGAAGCTACAAGAACATGGAAGGCTACAGAGCATGTGGCTCCTCCATTCCATCACCATACATCTCTTCACAGGATCATGTTTGGATCAGATTTCATTCTGATGACAGCATCTCCAGAAAAGGCTTCAGATTAGCCTACTTTGCTG ggAAATCTGATGAACCAAGTTGCGATTGTGACCAGTTTCATTGTGCTAATGGGAAGTGTATTCCAGAAAGCTGGAAATGTAATAATATGGATGAATGCGGAGACAACTCGGATGAAGAAATCTGCGCCAAAGCTAATCCTCCGGCAGCTCCTTCCTTTCCACCTTGTGGGGACAAGCAGTTCCAGTGTCTTTCTCGTTTCACCAAGCTTTATACTTGCCTTCCAGAATCTTTAAAATGTGATGGCAACATTGATTGTCTTAACCTAGGAGACGAAATAGACTGTGAGGTGCCAACATGTGGGCAGTGGTTAAAATACTTTTATGGTACTTTCAGTTCTCCCAACTATCCCGACTTCTATCCACCTGGCAGCAACTGCACCTGGCTGATAGACACTGGTGACCATCGCAAAGTAATTTTGCGATTCACGGATTTTAAACTCGATGGTACAGGTTTTGGAGACTATGTCAAAATATATGATGGATTGGAGGAGAATCCACGGAGGCTGTTGCGCGTACTAACAGCATTTGACTCCCATGCGCCCCTCACAGTTGTTTCGTCCTCGGGACAGATAAGAGTCCATTTTTGTGCTGACAAAGTGAATGCTGCCAGAGGATTCAATGCCACCTATCAAGTAGATGGCTTCTGTTTGCCCTGGGAAATCCCATGCGGTGGAAATTGGGGTTGCTACACAGAGCAGCAACGCTGTGATGGCTACTGGCACTGCCCAAATGGAAGGGATGAAACCAACTGCACCATGTGCCAAAGAGATGAGTTTCCCTGCTCTCGAAATGGTGTTTGCTACCCTCGTTCAGATCGCTGCAACTACCAGAACCATTGCCCTAATGGCTCGgatgaaaaaaattgtttcttctGTCAGCCAGGAAATTTTCATTGTAAAAATAACCGCTGTGTGTTTGAGAGCTGGGTTTGTGATTCGCAGGATGACTGTGGTGATGGCAGTGATGAAGAGAATTGCCCGGTCATTGTGCCCACTAGAGTAATAACTGCAGCTGTCATTGGGAGTCTTATTTGTGGGCTGCTGCTTGTCATTGCACTGGGATGTACTTGTAAATTGTACTCACTCAGGATGTTTGAGCGAAG aTCATTTGAAACTCATTTGTCAAGAGTTGAGGCTGAACTCTTAAGAAGAGAAGCTCCTCCATCATATGGACAGTTAATTGCCCAGGGTTTAATTCCACCAGTTGAAGATTTTCCTGTTTGCTCACCAAATCAG GCTTCAGTTCTGGAGAACTTGAGACTGGCAGTACGATCTCAGCTTGGATTTACCTCGATCAGGCTTCCTATTGCTGGCAGATCAAGTAACATTTGGAATCGAATTTTCAATTTTGCAAGGTCACGTCATTCTGGATCATTGGCTTTGGTCTCGGCAGATGGAGATGATGTTGCCAGCCAAAGTACTAgtagagaagcagaaagaaataatactCACAGAAGTCTGTTTTCAGTTGAATCTGATGATACAGACACAGAAAACGAAAGAAGAGACACAGCAGGAGCAGTCGGTGGTGTTGCTGCCACCTTGCCCCAGAAAGTCCCACCTGCAACAGCAGTAGAAGCACCGGTGGGCGCGTGTGGGAGTTCCTCTGGGCAGAGCGGCGGTAGCGGTACCAGGGATGGTGGCAGAGAGGTGACGGCTGTAGAGCCCCCAAGCACAAGTCCCGCACGTCACCAGCTCTCTAGTGCGCTAAGTCGTATGACTCAAGGCTTACGCTGGGTACGCTTTACTTTAGGGAGATCAAGCTCGGTGAATCAGAACCAAAGTCCTTTGAGACAGCTCGATAACGGGGTaagtggaagagaagaggatGATGATGTTGAAATGTTAATTCCAGTCTCTGATGTAGCATCAGACTTTGACACGAATGACTGTTCAAGACCTCTACTTGATCTCAGCTCAGATCAAGGACCAGGGCTTAGACAGCCTTACAATGCAACACATCACGGTGTAAGGTCGTGCAGTCGAGATGGCCCCTGTGAGAGCTGTGGCATCGTACACACTGCCCAGATACCCGACACTTGCTTAGAAGCAacagtgaaaaatgaaactagTGACGATGAGGCATTATTACTCTGCTAG
- the LRP12 gene encoding low-density lipoprotein receptor-related protein 12 isoform X2, whose translation MAPWGSAEGSPAWRSAQLLLLVVSCCACGDIPEQIRSPSGTITSPGWPSEYPARINCSWYIRAKPGEIITISFQDFDVQGSRRCSSDWLTIGSYKNMEGYRACGSSIPSPYISSQDHVWIRFHSDDSISRKGFRLAYFAGKSDEPSCDCDQFHCANGKCIPESWKCNNMDECGDNSDEEICAKANPPAAPSFPPCGDKQFQCLSRFTKLYTCLPESLKCDGNIDCLNLGDEIDCEVPTCGQWLKYFYGTFSSPNYPDFYPPGSNCTWLIDTGDHRKVILRFTDFKLDGTGFGDYVKIYDGLEENPRRLLRVLTAFDSHAPLTVVSSSGQIRVHFCADKVNAARGFNATYQVDGFCLPWEIPCGGNWGCYTEQQRCDGYWHCPNGRDETNCTMCQRDEFPCSRNGVCYPRSDRCNYQNHCPNGSDEKNCFFCQPGNFHCKNNRCVFESWVCDSQDDCGDGSDEENCPVIVPTRVITAAVIGSLICGLLLVIALGCTCKLYSLRMFERRSFETHLSRVEAELLRREAPPSYGQLIAQGLIPPVEDFPVCSPNQASVLENLRLAVRSQLGFTSIRLPIAGRSSNIWNRIFNFARSRHSGSLALVSADGDDVASQSTSREAERNNTHRSLFSVESDDTDTENERRDTAGAVGGVAATLPQKVPPATAVEAPVGACGSSSGQSGGSGTRDGGREVTAVEPPSTSPARHQLSSALSRMTQGLRWVRFTLGRSSSVNQNQSPLRQLDNGVSGREEDDDVEMLIPVSDVASDFDTNDCSRPLLDLSSDQGPGLRQPYNATHHGVRSCSRDGPCESCGIVHTAQIPDTCLEATVKNETSDDEALLLC comes from the exons cttgtGGAGATATTCCAGAACAAATTCGATCACCAAGCGGGACAATCACAAGTCCGGGGTGGCCCTCTGAGTATCCTGCCCGAATCAACTGTAGCTGGTACATCCGTGCAAAGCCGGGGGAGATCATTACTATAAG ctTTCAAGACTTCGATGTTCAGGGATCACGACGATGCAGCTCAGACTGGTTAACAATTGGAAGCTACAAGAACATGGAAGGCTACAGAGCATGTGGCTCCTCCATTCCATCACCATACATCTCTTCACAGGATCATGTTTGGATCAGATTTCATTCTGATGACAGCATCTCCAGAAAAGGCTTCAGATTAGCCTACTTTGCTG ggAAATCTGATGAACCAAGTTGCGATTGTGACCAGTTTCATTGTGCTAATGGGAAGTGTATTCCAGAAAGCTGGAAATGTAATAATATGGATGAATGCGGAGACAACTCGGATGAAGAAATCTGCGCCAAAGCTAATCCTCCGGCAGCTCCTTCCTTTCCACCTTGTGGGGACAAGCAGTTCCAGTGTCTTTCTCGTTTCACCAAGCTTTATACTTGCCTTCCAGAATCTTTAAAATGTGATGGCAACATTGATTGTCTTAACCTAGGAGACGAAATAGACTGTGAGGTGCCAACATGTGGGCAGTGGTTAAAATACTTTTATGGTACTTTCAGTTCTCCCAACTATCCCGACTTCTATCCACCTGGCAGCAACTGCACCTGGCTGATAGACACTGGTGACCATCGCAAAGTAATTTTGCGATTCACGGATTTTAAACTCGATGGTACAGGTTTTGGAGACTATGTCAAAATATATGATGGATTGGAGGAGAATCCACGGAGGCTGTTGCGCGTACTAACAGCATTTGACTCCCATGCGCCCCTCACAGTTGTTTCGTCCTCGGGACAGATAAGAGTCCATTTTTGTGCTGACAAAGTGAATGCTGCCAGAGGATTCAATGCCACCTATCAAGTAGATGGCTTCTGTTTGCCCTGGGAAATCCCATGCGGTGGAAATTGGGGTTGCTACACAGAGCAGCAACGCTGTGATGGCTACTGGCACTGCCCAAATGGAAGGGATGAAACCAACTGCACCATGTGCCAAAGAGATGAGTTTCCCTGCTCTCGAAATGGTGTTTGCTACCCTCGTTCAGATCGCTGCAACTACCAGAACCATTGCCCTAATGGCTCGgatgaaaaaaattgtttcttctGTCAGCCAGGAAATTTTCATTGTAAAAATAACCGCTGTGTGTTTGAGAGCTGGGTTTGTGATTCGCAGGATGACTGTGGTGATGGCAGTGATGAAGAGAATTGCCCGGTCATTGTGCCCACTAGAGTAATAACTGCAGCTGTCATTGGGAGTCTTATTTGTGGGCTGCTGCTTGTCATTGCACTGGGATGTACTTGTAAATTGTACTCACTCAGGATGTTTGAGCGAAG aTCATTTGAAACTCATTTGTCAAGAGTTGAGGCTGAACTCTTAAGAAGAGAAGCTCCTCCATCATATGGACAGTTAATTGCCCAGGGTTTAATTCCACCAGTTGAAGATTTTCCTGTTTGCTCACCAAATCAG GCTTCAGTTCTGGAGAACTTGAGACTGGCAGTACGATCTCAGCTTGGATTTACCTCGATCAGGCTTCCTATTGCTGGCAGATCAAGTAACATTTGGAATCGAATTTTCAATTTTGCAAGGTCACGTCATTCTGGATCATTGGCTTTGGTCTCGGCAGATGGAGATGATGTTGCCAGCCAAAGTACTAgtagagaagcagaaagaaataatactCACAGAAGTCTGTTTTCAGTTGAATCTGATGATACAGACACAGAAAACGAAAGAAGAGACACAGCAGGAGCAGTCGGTGGTGTTGCTGCCACCTTGCCCCAGAAAGTCCCACCTGCAACAGCAGTAGAAGCACCGGTGGGCGCGTGTGGGAGTTCCTCTGGGCAGAGCGGCGGTAGCGGTACCAGGGATGGTGGCAGAGAGGTGACGGCTGTAGAGCCCCCAAGCACAAGTCCCGCACGTCACCAGCTCTCTAGTGCGCTAAGTCGTATGACTCAAGGCTTACGCTGGGTACGCTTTACTTTAGGGAGATCAAGCTCGGTGAATCAGAACCAAAGTCCTTTGAGACAGCTCGATAACGGGGTaagtggaagagaagaggatGATGATGTTGAAATGTTAATTCCAGTCTCTGATGTAGCATCAGACTTTGACACGAATGACTGTTCAAGACCTCTACTTGATCTCAGCTCAGATCAAGGACCAGGGCTTAGACAGCCTTACAATGCAACACATCACGGTGTAAGGTCGTGCAGTCGAGATGGCCCCTGTGAGAGCTGTGGCATCGTACACACTGCCCAGATACCCGACACTTGCTTAGAAGCAacagtgaaaaatgaaactagTGACGATGAGGCATTATTACTCTGCTAG
- the LRP12 gene encoding low-density lipoprotein receptor-related protein 12 isoform X3, whose amino-acid sequence MEGYRACGSSIPSPYISSQDHVWIRFHSDDSISRKGFRLAYFAGKSDEPSCDCDQFHCANGKCIPESWKCNNMDECGDNSDEEICAKANPPAAPSFPPCGDKQFQCLSRFTKLYTCLPESLKCDGNIDCLNLGDEIDCEVPTCGQWLKYFYGTFSSPNYPDFYPPGSNCTWLIDTGDHRKVILRFTDFKLDGTGFGDYVKIYDGLEENPRRLLRVLTAFDSHAPLTVVSSSGQIRVHFCADKVNAARGFNATYQVDGFCLPWEIPCGGNWGCYTEQQRCDGYWHCPNGRDETNCTMCQRDEFPCSRNGVCYPRSDRCNYQNHCPNGSDEKNCFFCQPGNFHCKNNRCVFESWVCDSQDDCGDGSDEENCPVIVPTRVITAAVIGSLICGLLLVIALGCTCKLYSLRMFERRSFETHLSRVEAELLRREAPPSYGQLIAQGLIPPVEDFPVCSPNQASVLENLRLAVRSQLGFTSIRLPIAGRSSNIWNRIFNFARSRHSGSLALVSADGDDVASQSTSREAERNNTHRSLFSVESDDTDTENERRDTAGAVGGVAATLPQKVPPATAVEAPVGACGSSSGQSGGSGTRDGGREVTAVEPPSTSPARHQLSSALSRMTQGLRWVRFTLGRSSSVNQNQSPLRQLDNGVSGREEDDDVEMLIPVSDVASDFDTNDCSRPLLDLSSDQGPGLRQPYNATHHGVRSCSRDGPCESCGIVHTAQIPDTCLEATVKNETSDDEALLLC is encoded by the exons ATGGAAGGCTACAGAGCATGTGGCTCCTCCATTCCATCACCATACATCTCTTCACAGGATCATGTTTGGATCAGATTTCATTCTGATGACAGCATCTCCAGAAAAGGCTTCAGATTAGCCTACTTTGCTG ggAAATCTGATGAACCAAGTTGCGATTGTGACCAGTTTCATTGTGCTAATGGGAAGTGTATTCCAGAAAGCTGGAAATGTAATAATATGGATGAATGCGGAGACAACTCGGATGAAGAAATCTGCGCCAAAGCTAATCCTCCGGCAGCTCCTTCCTTTCCACCTTGTGGGGACAAGCAGTTCCAGTGTCTTTCTCGTTTCACCAAGCTTTATACTTGCCTTCCAGAATCTTTAAAATGTGATGGCAACATTGATTGTCTTAACCTAGGAGACGAAATAGACTGTGAGGTGCCAACATGTGGGCAGTGGTTAAAATACTTTTATGGTACTTTCAGTTCTCCCAACTATCCCGACTTCTATCCACCTGGCAGCAACTGCACCTGGCTGATAGACACTGGTGACCATCGCAAAGTAATTTTGCGATTCACGGATTTTAAACTCGATGGTACAGGTTTTGGAGACTATGTCAAAATATATGATGGATTGGAGGAGAATCCACGGAGGCTGTTGCGCGTACTAACAGCATTTGACTCCCATGCGCCCCTCACAGTTGTTTCGTCCTCGGGACAGATAAGAGTCCATTTTTGTGCTGACAAAGTGAATGCTGCCAGAGGATTCAATGCCACCTATCAAGTAGATGGCTTCTGTTTGCCCTGGGAAATCCCATGCGGTGGAAATTGGGGTTGCTACACAGAGCAGCAACGCTGTGATGGCTACTGGCACTGCCCAAATGGAAGGGATGAAACCAACTGCACCATGTGCCAAAGAGATGAGTTTCCCTGCTCTCGAAATGGTGTTTGCTACCCTCGTTCAGATCGCTGCAACTACCAGAACCATTGCCCTAATGGCTCGgatgaaaaaaattgtttcttctGTCAGCCAGGAAATTTTCATTGTAAAAATAACCGCTGTGTGTTTGAGAGCTGGGTTTGTGATTCGCAGGATGACTGTGGTGATGGCAGTGATGAAGAGAATTGCCCGGTCATTGTGCCCACTAGAGTAATAACTGCAGCTGTCATTGGGAGTCTTATTTGTGGGCTGCTGCTTGTCATTGCACTGGGATGTACTTGTAAATTGTACTCACTCAGGATGTTTGAGCGAAG aTCATTTGAAACTCATTTGTCAAGAGTTGAGGCTGAACTCTTAAGAAGAGAAGCTCCTCCATCATATGGACAGTTAATTGCCCAGGGTTTAATTCCACCAGTTGAAGATTTTCCTGTTTGCTCACCAAATCAG GCTTCAGTTCTGGAGAACTTGAGACTGGCAGTACGATCTCAGCTTGGATTTACCTCGATCAGGCTTCCTATTGCTGGCAGATCAAGTAACATTTGGAATCGAATTTTCAATTTTGCAAGGTCACGTCATTCTGGATCATTGGCTTTGGTCTCGGCAGATGGAGATGATGTTGCCAGCCAAAGTACTAgtagagaagcagaaagaaataatactCACAGAAGTCTGTTTTCAGTTGAATCTGATGATACAGACACAGAAAACGAAAGAAGAGACACAGCAGGAGCAGTCGGTGGTGTTGCTGCCACCTTGCCCCAGAAAGTCCCACCTGCAACAGCAGTAGAAGCACCGGTGGGCGCGTGTGGGAGTTCCTCTGGGCAGAGCGGCGGTAGCGGTACCAGGGATGGTGGCAGAGAGGTGACGGCTGTAGAGCCCCCAAGCACAAGTCCCGCACGTCACCAGCTCTCTAGTGCGCTAAGTCGTATGACTCAAGGCTTACGCTGGGTACGCTTTACTTTAGGGAGATCAAGCTCGGTGAATCAGAACCAAAGTCCTTTGAGACAGCTCGATAACGGGGTaagtggaagagaagaggatGATGATGTTGAAATGTTAATTCCAGTCTCTGATGTAGCATCAGACTTTGACACGAATGACTGTTCAAGACCTCTACTTGATCTCAGCTCAGATCAAGGACCAGGGCTTAGACAGCCTTACAATGCAACACATCACGGTGTAAGGTCGTGCAGTCGAGATGGCCCCTGTGAGAGCTGTGGCATCGTACACACTGCCCAGATACCCGACACTTGCTTAGAAGCAacagtgaaaaatgaaactagTGACGATGAGGCATTATTACTCTGCTAG